Below is a window of Bacteroidota bacterium DNA.
GATCACCTTGCACCAATAAGCCCGATGGTTTGTTCACAGCTATCAAGTGATTGTCTTCGTATATGATATTTAATTTTTGCAAATAGTACTTTATATAAATGTTATAAATAAAAAGAGCCGACTATAATAATTGTCGGCTCTATAATAGTTAGTCCGCAGTGGGCGGATTGGTTTTGTATTATGCAGGAACTTGATTCAAATTATCAAGCACATTCATTACTTCTTTCACGGCAACCGAACTTTCATTTAATAGTTTTGTTTCAGCCTCGTTTAATTTTAATTCAATTATTCTTTCAATACCATTTTTGCCCAACACAACTGGTACGCCAAGGTATACATCTTTCAAACCATACTCGCCTTGCAGCCAAGCACACACAGGGAATATACGTTTTTGGTCACGCAATATTGCTTCTACCATTTGTGCGGCACTTGCCCCAGGAGCATACCATGCAGAGGTTCCCAATAAGTTTACGATTTCGCCTCCACCTTTTTTGGTACGTTCCACAATAGCATTCAATTTATCTTCGGCTACAAGTTCCGTAACTGGAATACCAGCCACGGTAGTATAGCGGGGAAGTGGAACCATGGTATCGCCGTGGCCCCCCATTAAAACTGCTTGTATATCTTTGGGTGAGCAGTTAAGCTCGGTAGCTAAGAAAGCACGATAGCGGGCCGTATCCAATATGCCGGCCATGCCAAATACTTTACTGCTGTCAACTTTGGCAGTAAGATATGCACAGTAGGTCATCACATCCAAAGGATTTGAAACGACGATTATAATAGCATTTGGAGAATACTTAATGATAT
It encodes the following:
- the mdh gene encoding malate dehydrogenase encodes the protein MSKVTVVGAGNVGATCADVIAHKELCNELVLVDIKENFAEGKALDIWQTAPVDMYDTRITGSTADYSKTANSDVVVITSGLPRKPGMSRDDLIQTNAGIVKSVTENIIKYSPNAIIIVVSNPLDVMTYCAYLTAKVDSSKVFGMAGILDTARYRAFLATELNCSPKDIQAVLMGGHGDTMVPLPRYTTVAGIPVTELVAEDKLNAIVERTKKGGGEIVNLLGTSAWYAPGASAAQMVEAILRDQKRIFPVCAWLQGEYGLKDVYLGVPVVLGKNGIERIIELKLNEAETKLLNESSVAVKEVMNVLDNLNQVPA